Part of the Pyxidicoccus trucidator genome is shown below.
GCGGCCCTGGCGCTCCCCACCTTGCGCAAGGCGCTCGTCCCCGTGGTGTTCGGGGACGGGCCCACCCTGGAGCGCTTCCCCGTCTTCCGCCGCTACGCGCGCGTGGCCCCCGAGGCCCTGGGCCGCGTGGACGGCCCCACCCTGGTGGAGGTGACACGGCTGGCGGAGAAGGACCGCGTGCCGGGCAAGCCGTCTCGCGCGGGAGGCCGGGCGCAGTACGCATACGTGACGGCGGCGATTGAAGCCATGCGCGCGGGACACGTGGACGCGCTGTGCACGGCGCCAGTGTCGAAGGAGCAGATTTCGCGCGCGGGCATCCCCTTCATGGGCCACACGGAGGTGCTGGCCGAGGCCTTCGGCGTGGACGTGTTGATGATGATGGACGGGCCCCGCGTGCGCGTGGCGCTGGCCACCAACCACGTGTCCATCTCCGAGCTGCCGACGCTGCTCACCGTGGAGGGACTTGTCGCGCAGCTCAAGCTGCTGTCGCGCAGCCTGGAGCCGGTGGTGGGCCGCCGCCCGCGCATCGCCGTGCTGGGGCTCAACCCGCACGCGGGCGAGGGCGGGCTGCTGGGGCGGGAAGAGGTGGAGGTGATTGGCCCCGCCATCCGCAGGGCGCGCGCGGCGAAGGTGGACGCGAGCGGGCCCATTCCGGCGGATGGCCTGTTCGCCCGGCCGGATGGGATTGCGGAGCGCTACGACGTGGTGCTGGCCATGTACCACGACCAGGGGCTCATCCCGGCCAAGGCGCTGGACTTCGAACGCACCGTGAATGTGACGCTGGGGCTGCCGGTGCCGCGCACGTCTCCGGACCACGGGACGGCGTACGCGATTGCGGGCAAGGGTGAGGCGAGCTGCGTGCCCATGGTGGAGGCGCTGCTCAAGGCGGCGCAGTTGGCGCGGGCAGGCGCGCGAGGTGCTCGGCCAGGTCCTCGCCGTCCTTCTCGGGGTCGATGAGCTGGACGTGCGCGCCGGTGCCTCCGTCCGGGAGCACCAGCACGCTGACGCGTCCCTTCGGGCAGTAGCCCAGGCAGTCCGCGGAAATCACCCGCGTGCTGCCGGCGAGGCCCCGCGCACGGAGCGCCTCCTTGAGCCGGCGCGGCAGGTCCACGCCTCCGGCGCTCGCGTCCAGGCGCACCAGGCAGCGGTGGCAGACGTGCAGCTCCGTGGGCTCCGGTTCCTGTCCGGGCTCGGGGGGTGGCGTTCCGTGCTGCGGCATGGCCCGGGAAGGATAGGCGCGGGCTCGTCCGTGCGCCTAGAAGACGAACGGGAAGCGGATGGGCTCCGCCATGCGGACCTGGTGGGCCGGGAACTTCCAGCGGCGGACCACGTCCTCGATGCAGTGCGCGAGCGAGGTGGCCTTGAGCGTGTCCGTGTCCATGGAGACGCTGGAGGTGTCACCGCTCGGGAGCACGGACCAGCGCACCAGGAAGCGACCGCCTCCCTCCACTGGCGTGCCCTTCGCGTGCTGACGGATGCACGCGGTGATGGCGGGCTGGTTCGTCACCACCACGGCCTTCACGTCTTCGGGCGTGAGGTGCTCCTTCGCATCGGGCGCGGGCGGGATGTAGACGGTGCGCTCGGGGACCGCGGGCTTCGCGGCCTTCTGCTCCGCGTCCTCCGTGAAGCCGAGCTCCCGCGCGAAGTCCTCGTCCAGCTCCGACTGCTGCTCCTCGGCCTCCTCTGCTTCGGCGGCCTCGGCGGTGATGGACTCCTCGTCGGCAGCGGAGGACTCGGACTCGTTGAAGTTGTGCTCGCTGGAGTCCTGGTCCTCGGCTTCCTCTTCGGTGTCGGCGGGGCGCGAGGCCACGACCGTCTTCGCGGCCACCTTGCGCGCGGAGGGCATGCGGAGCGCCACCGTGGCGGGCTGACCACTGGTGAGGGTGGTCCCTCCCACGGCGGAACCGCTCATCGGCCCCGTCGTGGGCTGCTGCGCGCGCAGACCGTTCGCCGCACCCTGCACGTCACCCTGCGCAGTGGAGAGCACGGTGCCCGAGACCGAGGCCGCGGCCTGCTGCGCGGCCGACGTACCGGCACCCGGGGCTCCGGGCTGTGGCTGGCCCTGCGCCCCCGTCACCAACGGCTGGCCGGCCTGCGCGGCGCCGGGGATACCGGCGGGGCCTGCGATGCCGCCAGCCTGCGCCTCCCCGTTCACTCCCGAGGGCACCCCCGTACCTGCGCCACCGAGCTGAGCCACGCCAACTCCACCCGACGGCAACAGTGCGCCGGTGCCGACCTGTGCCTCACCGTTCATGCCGGTGCTGCCCGCCTGCGCCACGCCGGCCAGGCCTGACGGTAGCGCGCCCGTGCTGCCCACCTGCGCCGTACCCGCCACCGCGCTGGTGCTGCCCAACTGAGCCGCGCCGGCCATGCCTGGCGGCAGCGTGCCTGAGTTCCCCACCTGCACAGTGCCCACCACCGCGCCGGTGCTGCCCGCTTGCGCCGTGCCCGCCATGGACGACACGCCCTGGGTCGTGCCCGTGCCCGTCAGGTGCTCACGGAAGTGCAGGCCCGCGACCACGAGCATTCCCGCCGCGAGCGCGCCCACCGCCGCCGCGCCCAGGAAGGCGCCGGGCTTCATACCGACGCGCTTCGGCTCAACGTGCGTGGGCAGCGGCATGCCCCACTGCTGGGGATACTGCGCCATGGGCGCCGCGTGCGGGTGCCCCCACGAAGGCAGCGGCACTCCGGGCGGCGGCGGTGCAATCCCCGGCAACAGGTTGCCCGGATACGCAGGCGTGGCGCTCGCCTGCTGCGCGGAGACTGGCACGCTCCACGGCGTCATCGGCAGGCCCGCCGCGTCCGTGCCCACGCCCCCGTGCGCCGCCTCGGCGTGCCCCTGCACCGAGGCCGGGTCCACGGGCGCGAGCATCTCCGAGAAGCGCGTCGTCACCTTCACGCCCGGCGACATGCGCATCCACTCGGGAATCTCGACCGCGGGCTCCTCGGGCTCGGGGAGCACGTCCACGGAGGGCGGCGGCAGCGTCTTCAGCCACTGCGACTCCTGCTCGGCCAGGTCGAGCAGCGCGCGCATGCTCCCGGAAGCCGTCGTGGCGGGACTCGCCTCGGACGCCTCCACGCCCGCCCCCTGATGGACGAACAACTCGCGGTCCAGGTACGCGTCGAGGTCCCCGTCGAGCGCATCCTCCACGCTCAGCGGCACGCCCGGCACGGGCCCGTGAGCCCCACCCGCCGGGCTCGTCGTCCCCGGAGTCCCCATCCCCTGCCCCCGGAACTGCCCCTCGGCCCCTGACAGAAGCTCGCCCACACACCCTCCCGCGCCCGTACTGATTTGTCCGGCCCTGATCGCGTCAGGGCCTGCAAGCTAGGGATGGGTCGGCGGTGCGCCACTCGCGAGTGTCCTGGGACGAACGCTCTGCCCTGCGGACGGAGCCCGCCTGTCCATTGCTCCACCGAGCCCGCACACGTCGGGGCTGTGCCTCGCACGCATGCCGACATCGCGCTTCGAATCTCAGCGGTTTTTTCCTTCACGCCGACCCGGAGTCCCGGGGCCATGCAGTCCCACGTGGAGAGGCACGGCGTGAAGGAGGGGCACGTCTACCGCGAGGACTTCCGAAGCGCCGGGCTACCAGCGCTCCTTGTCGGACTTCGGCGCCATGGGCCACTCGGGCGCGGCGACGCCATTCACCGTGAGGCCGCCGTGCATGAACGTGGGAGCGCCCTGGAGGAAGGCCGCGGGGAAGTTCAGCGTCGGCGTGGACGCGTCGTCCAGCGCCTTCACGTGCTCCGGCTTGAGCTGCACGTCCAGCGCGCCCAGGTTGTTGTCGAGCTGCTCCAGCGTCCGCGCCCCGATGATGGTGGACGTCACGCCCGGCCGGCTCTGCACCCACGCGAGTGATACGCGCGCCACGGTGGTGTTCAGCTCCTTCGCCACGCGCTGGAGCACGTCGATGATGCCGTACGTCTTCTCGTTCAGCGAGCTCTCCGCCCACGCGCCGCGGTCCGCCTTCACCTTGCCGGCATTCTCTCGCGTGTACTTGCCGCTGAGCACCCCGCTCTTCAGCGGAGACCACGGCGTCACTCCGAGCCCCAGCTCGCGCGCCATGGGCAGCAGCTCGCCTTCCACCGTGCGCTCCAGCAGCGAGTACTCCACCTGCAAGGCCACCAGCGGCGTCCAGCCCCGGAAGTGCGCTGTCACCTGCGCCTGCGCCACCTTCCACGCGGGCAGGTCCGAGACGCCCACGTAGCGGACCTTCCCCGAGCGCACCAGGTCGTCCATCGCCCGCAGCGTCTCTTCAATGGGCGTGTGGATGTCCCAGATGTGCATCCAGTACAGGTCGATGTGGTCCGTCTGCAGCCGGCGCAGCGACTCCTCGCACTGGGAAATCATCGCCTTGCGGCCCGCGCCGCCGCCGTTCGGGTCGTCGGTGAACAGGTTGCCGACGAACTTCGTGGCAATGACGACGCGCTCGCGCTTGCTGGAGTGCCGACCCAGGTGGTCGCCGATGATTTTCTCCGAGTGCCCGCGCGTGTACGCGTTGGCCGTGTCGATGAAGTTGCCACCCCGCTCCACGAAGCGGTCCATGATGGCGTTGGACGCCTCGACGCTGCTGCCCCAGCCCAGGTCCTCGCCGAACGTCATCGCCCCCAGGCAGAGCGGGCTGACGCGCAGGCCGGAGCGGCCCAGGGTGACGTAGTGGTTCAACGGCATGAGTGCTCCCATCAATTCAGGGTGACACCAGCCTTCAAGGCGAGGAGCGGGACGGAGTGAGCACGAGCGGGCCCGGGAGGTCCGGTGAAAAGCGGCCGGTGGACTAACGGGATGCCACGGGCGCCGCCACCTCGTTACGGAACGACTGATGCCCACGTGACGTGCTGCTGGCACCCTCCACGGGAAACGTGCTGAAACGTGGCGCATGCCCCGTCTGCTTCTGCTCACCGCCGTGCTGGCGGCCTGCGCCTGCAGCCACCCTCCCCTTCGGAGCCCCACGAACATGAGCCCCGAGCCTTCCCGCGCCCACCGTGAGTTGCTGGAGCTGGAGCACTCCGTCACCCAGGCCATCCGCGAGCGGAATGGCCCCCGGCTGCGCGAGCTGCTGGGCAAGGACTTCGTCTTCCGTGGCGCGGGAGACGTGGAGACGGACCTCGAGACGTTCATCTCCAGCGTGGCCGCCATTCCCGGCACCATCCTCGACATCGAGATGCTCACCATGCGCGGTCACGTCTTCGGGGACACCGGAGTGCTCACCGGCACCCAGCGCGCCCGCGTGCGCCTGCCCGACGGCACCGAGGTGACGGACCTGCAGACCTTCACGGACGTGTGCCAGTGGCGCGAGGGACGGTGGCACATGGTCCTCGCCCACAGCCTCCCGGCCGCGCCCGAGGCCCCCTCGGACGGCGCTGCCACCGCGGCCACGGCGCGCTGAGTCCAGCCTCGGGTCCAGGTCCGCCGTCTCGCGGCGCACGGCCCTCGTGGCGGAGAACTGAGTCTCACGGCGCACACCCCTAGACTCGCACGCTGCCTGCCGGGTCGAGCCCGGCGTCCCACTGCGCACACGCGAGGCACGCAGCCGATGTCTGCTTGACAAGATTGCCACGGCCCCTGAGCCGCGACGCTCCCGCGTGTCCACCTTCGCGCGCGGGGGGCTTCACATGCCGCACATTCAAGGTGAGCGCCGGTGGAGGCTTCCAGCCCGCGGCGCGGACTGGCTCGTCGTTCCATCCCTCAATCTCGGTGAGCAAGAGTCCGAGAGGAACCGGGTGCCGGAGGTCTTCGTCACCTCGGCGCTCGACGGTTGGCTGTCTTCACCCGCCGCGCGCACGCTGTATGCGATGTATCAGGCGCTCGGAGGGGGCTCCCCGCTGGGGTTGTCCGGCCTGGAGCGCGGCCGGTACGAGCAGCGCCTCAAGCAGCGGCTCACCGACGCCTTCCTCCACGGCGAGCTGATGGCACTGGAGGAGGATCGCCCCGTGCTCGCGCCCCCGCCCTGGCCGGAGCCCGTATGGCTGCGGCCCCAGGAGGCGCCCGTGAAGGAGCCGACATGGCTCGCCATCGAGCTGAAGGACGCGGAAGGCCAGCCCGTGCCCCACGCGCGCTACGTGGTGACGCTGCCGGACGGCTCCACGCGCGAGGGCACACTCAACAAGAATGGCCACGCGCGCGTGGACGGGGTGACTCCCGGGCAGTGCCAGGTCAGCTTCCCCGAGCTGGAGGGAGAAAGCTGGGCGTGACTACCGCCGCTCCGCCATGACGGCCTCGACCTCCGAGGCCTCCTTCGGAATCGCGGCCGTCAGCACCTCGCAGCCCTCCGCCGTGACGAGCACGTCGTCCTCGATGCGGATGCCCCGCACGTCCGAATAGCGCGCCAGCACCTCGCGGTTCAGCCTGTCGCCCGCGCGCGCGGTGAGCCGCGCATCCTCCAGGATGGCGGGCACGCGGTAGAGGCCCGGCTCAATCGTCACCGCCATGCCGGGCTCCAAGTCCCTGTCCAGCCGCAGGTACCGGTGGCCGAACTCCTTCGCGCGCGTGCGGCCCGGCGCATAGCCGGCCCGGTCTCCCAGGTCCTCCATGTCGTGCACGTCCAGCCCGAGCAGGTGGCCGATGCCATGGGGGAACAGCAGCGCGGTGAGCCCGTCCACCACCAGCTCCTCCGGGTCTCCCCGGAGGATGCCCAGTGCCACCAGCCCGCGCGCCATCTCCCGGTGCGCGGCGAGGTGCACCTCGCGGTAGCGCACGCCCGGCCGCACCAGGGCGATGCTCGCCTTCTGCGCGCGCAGCACCACCTCGTACAGCTCGCGCTGCGTCGTGCTGAAGCGCCCCGTCACCGGCCACGTGCGCGTCACGTCGCACGCGAAGCCACCCGGGCTCTCGCCACCGACGTCCGCCAGCAGCAGGTCCCCCGCGCGCAGCTCATGGTGGTACTTCAGGTTGTGCAGCACCTCGCCATGCACCGTGACGATGGGCTGGTATGCCGGGCGCACGTCCCGCGCGACGAACTCCGCCTCCATCGCCGCGCGCACCGCGGCCTCGAGCAGCCCCGGCCGCGTCGCGCGCATGCCGGCCAGGTGCGCGGGCGTGGTGGCCTCGGCGGCCCGACGCAGCTGCGCCACCGCCGCGGCGTCGTGCCGCAGGCGCAGCGCAATCATCCCCTCCGCCAGCGGCTCGTCCGCCGGGAGCAGCCGCCCGGGCCGCACCTCGCGGCCGAGCAGCCCCGCCAGGTCCGCGCATGTCTCCAGGTCCGGCGTGGGCAGCGTGGCCACCCCGCGCACCGAGGCCAGCACCGCCGGCAGCTCCGCGCGCGAGCGCACCGGGCAGCCCGTCCGCTCGGAGACTTCCGCGAAGCCCGGCACCGCGCCGTCCCACAGCGCGTCGTCAGGGCCGGGCTCGGGCAGGTACAGCGTCCACGACTGGCCGTCGTAGAAGCCCAGGCCGTCCGGCACCGCCACCCCGAAAAGGTAGAGGAAGTGGCTGGCCGCGCGGAAGGGGAACTGGTCCGCCGCGTAGTTGCGCGGACGCGGGCGGCTCGACGCCAGCACCGCCGGGGTGCTTCCCAGGACGTGGGCCAGCAGCTCGCGCCGCCGCAGGAGGGCGGCGCGCTCGGAGAGGTCAGGCAGCATGAGGAGGAGGACTCCGGCTCAGGCGCCCAGCGGACGCTGGGGGAGCAGCTTGAAGAGGAAGGCCAGCAGGTCGTCGAAGTGGCCGCCCTTGCGGAAGATGGCGTCCACCGGCATGTCGATCTTCCCGTCGTGCCCGGTGACGAAGACCACCTTCGTCTTCGGCATGTGGTGGCGCACCAGCGGAATCAGCCCGGTGCCGAAGCCGTCACCCAGGCTCTGGTCCAGCAGCACCGCGTCGTAGGCGCGCGGCCGGGTCAGGAGATTGGCGGCCTCCGAGTAGGAGCCGGCCGTCACCACCGCGAAGCCCGCATCCTCCAGCAGCGCCGCGAGCGTCATCCGGTTGGACGGGTCGTCCTCCACCAGCAGCAGGCAGCGTCCGAAGGTCCAGCTCGTCTCCATCACTTGCTCCCCTGAATCACTTCGCGGCCCACGGGCCTCGAGCCAGGACCCACGTCAGGGCCCTTGAAGACGACTTCCACGAACGTGCCTCCCGAGGAGCCCGCCCCCAGGTCCAGCTGCCAGCCATGCCGCAGCGCCACCCGGTGGACGATGCTCAGCCCCAGCCCCGCGTGGCCGGGCTTCGTCGTGTAGAACGGCTCGAAGGCTCGCGAGTACGCCTCCGGCGCCAGGCCCTCGCCCGTGTCCTCCACGCGCAGCGACACGCCGTCGTCTTCCAAATCCCTCGTGCGCACGGTGAGCGAGCCCCCGCGCGGCATGGCCTCCACCGCGTTGTCCACGAGGCAGCCCACCAGCACCGCCAGCTCCTCGCGGTCCAGCGCCACCTCGCACTTCTCCGTCAAATCCCGCACCACCCGCACGCCCTCGGGCACGTGGGCCTCGGCCAGCGCGTGCTCCACCGCCTCGCGGGGGTGGCAGTGCGGCTTGGGGCCCGTCACGGCGGGCGGGCTGCGCTTGGAGAGCAGCTCCTCGGCGGACGCCAGCTCCTTCTCGATGAGCTGGAAGAAGGTCTCCACGCGGGGGTCCGTGGTCCAGACCTCCGTCTTCTTCATCTGCCGCATCAGGTAGAAGGATGCGTTGCGGATGCTGGCGAGCTTGTTGCGAAGGTCATGGCGCAACGTGGACGCCACCACATCCGCTACCGCCGACCGCTCCCGTGCCTGCAAATCTCCACGCCCGGACATACCGTCAATTCCTCGCGCCGAAGGGGCCCTGCGGCCGGCCTCGCACCCGGGCGATGGCCTGCACCAGCTCGCGCAGGGGCACTGGCTTCGTCATGCACACCACCGCGCCCTGGGCCGCCACCACCCGCAGCATCTCCGGCACCACGTGCCCGGACACGGCAATCACGGCCACGGAGAGGTCCGCCTCGCGAACCTTCTTCACCAGCTCCGGCCCGCTCATCTCTGGCATCACCAGGTCCAGCACACACACGTCGAAGGCGCCCGAGCGCAGGGAGGCCAGCGCCTCCTCGCCGCTATACACAGCCCGCGCGCGCAGCCCCACCGTGCTCAGCGCGCGCACCATGGCGCGGGCCACCTGCTCGGTGTCGTCCACCACCAGGACCTGGGGCGCCCGCACCGCGCGCAGCACCGTGTCCAGCGCGTGCGCCACGTCGAAGGGCTTGGGGAGCACGGTGAAGGCGCCCTCGGCGAGCGCGTCGTCCACCAACTCCTCCGCCGTGAAGGCCGTCATCAGCACCACGGGCATGTCGGGGCGGTCCTGCTTGATGCGGCGGAGCAGCTCCACGCCATGCAGCCCGGGCATGCGGATGTCGGTGAGGACGACGTCGACCGATTGCTCACTGAGCACGCGCAGGGCGTCCTCGCCGGACGAGGCCTCCAGGACGGTGTGTCCCTCCAGCTCCAGGTTCGCCGCGAGGGTGATGCGGAGCGACTCCTCGTCGTCGACCAGCAGGATGCGAGCGGGGCCCACTTCCACTTCCTCCATCACGCGGCCTGCGCCGCCGCGGACGCGGGGAGCTGAATGGTGAATTCGCTGCCCCGACCCGCTTCACTGCGCACAGAGATTGTGCCCCCGTGACGTTGCACCATGTTGGCGACAATGGCCAGTCCCAAGCCGGTTCCCCGTGTCTTGGTGGTGAAGAGAGGCTCGAAAATCTTCGGAAGCACGTCCGGGGGTATGCCCGAACCGTCGTCCACCACCCGGACGGACCAGGGCCCGGCCTCCCCGCCTTCCGCCAGCACTGAAACCTCCCCGTTGCGTCCTGAAGGCATGGCCTCCACCGCGTTCTGCACCAGGTTCACCAGGACCTGCCGGAACTGCTCCTTGTCCAGGTTGGGGACGGGGAGGGACTCGGGCACGCCGTTGACGATGCGGACGCCCTCGCGCGGGGGCACCACGCTGAGCGCCTCGTCCACCAGCGGCCGCAGGGGACAGGGCTGGAGCGCGGGCGGGCGCTCGCGGGCGAAGTCGAGCAGGTCGGAGATGATTTTCGCGCAGGCATTCAGCTCGCGCTCCATGACGCCCATGAACTGCTGGACGCGTGGGTCCTCGGCGGCGCCGGCCGGGTCTCGGGTCAACTTCCGCGCCAGGTAGGCGTGGGCGTTGCGCACGGCGGCCAGCGGGTTGCGCAGCTCGTGGCCCACACTGGCGGCGAGCTGGCCCACGGCCGCCAGCTTCTCCACCCGGATGAGGTGCTCCTGGAAGCCGCCCAGCTCGCGCAGGGCCCGGTCCAGCTCGCGCGCCTTCGCACCCTCGCGCTCACGGGCCAGCTCCAGCTCCGCGCGGCGCACCGCCACCTCGCGCAGCTCGCGGAACATGCCCCGGCAGGCGTAGACGAGCACGCCGTTGAAGGCGGCAATCCAGAAGGCATGCTCCAGGAAGCGCCACCACTCCGGGTGGGGCACGCCGTAGACGGACTCCGGCCACAGCACGCCCCGCACCGCACGGTCCACGAGGAGGGCGGTGGTCGAGGACAGGAGCACCCACGGGTCCCGGTAGAGCGACAGCAGGGCCAGCGAGGCGAAGACGTGGAAGTGCGTCTCGATGCGGCCGCCCGACAGGTGGATGAACAGCGCGGACCAGAGCGCCTGGGACACCGCGATGACGTGCCGGGTGGCCACGGTGCCCGGACGCCAGCGGGCCAGCGCCAGGGGGACGGCGGTGAGGACCGCGCCCACGAGCAGGGCGGTCTCGAAGAAGGCGAGGTCGAAGCCGCGCACCTTCCCGCTCCAGCCCTGGGGCGACCAGCCCAGCGCGAGCAGGATGGCGAGCGGCCACTGCGCCAGCGACAGCTTCGCGAGGAGCCGGTCCGTGTGGCTGCGCACCCGGTGCAGGTGCTCGCGCAGGAGCAGCGCCGACCGCTCCTTGAGCGCCACCTTCGGGCCGCTATCTGGGTCCTGCCAGTCCTTCATGAGGTGCCTCCCACCCGGTGCTCGGGCGGGTCATCCAACAACGCGCGGCCCTGGGCGACGCATGCGGCCCCCCCGGCGGCCAGGCCGGAGCGGCTGCCCGCGTGCCTCCACGGCGGGGGGACGCGTCCTGCCTTCCATTCGAGCGGGGTGGCGCTGGCCCGCGGGGATGGCGTCATCGGGCGCCCCGCTTGCGCTCGGCAAGGCCGGAGGTGATGAGGCTCATCTCCCGCTTGAGGCGGGTGGCGTCCGCCGCGCGGCGGATCATCGCGATGAGGTCCGGTGGCTGGTAGGGCTTGAGGACCAGGTAGAAGAGGCTCTGGGCCTGCTGCTGGTCCTTGCGGTCCAGGTACTCGCGGTAGCCGGTGACGAGCACGCCGGCGAGCTGCGGGTGCAGCCGCGTCGCCTCGCGCAGCAGGTCGATGCCGTTGCGCCCCGGCATGTGGAAGTCGGTACAGAGGACGTCGAAGCGGTGGAGCGCCAGCAACCGCAGCGCCTTACCCGCGTCGCGCGCGGGATGGACGTCGAAGTCTTCGGAAAGCACGGCCGCGGTGGTGGCGAGTACAGGCTCCTCGTCGTCCACCAGCAGCACCTGGAGGCGCTGGGCATTCATTGCGTGGGGACACGCACGATAGCGCCCGCCACGGCCACTCCGTCAGGGGGTGGCTGCGGATTCTTGGCCACTCCCCGGCAGGCGGGCTCGGGACGCCAGGGACTGGGCACCTTGACCTACACGGGCCCGCGTCCCCGCGCGGTGTCCGGGCTGACTTTTACGGCGAGGGGAGAAGCGGAGACGTGCGCTTGCCCGGCACGGTACCGGAACCTTGAATGGTGGGAATGGGCGCGACGGGAGCCAGGCGAGGTGGGAGCGCATCTCGCAAGACGGTGATGACGCTGGTGCTCGCACTCGGAGTGGGGTGCGCCAGCGCGCCGCAGCCCCACACCACCTCGCAGGATGCGCCCATCACCCGAGGGCCCTGGGCAGAGGTGTCCGCCGTGGAGATGCCCACCGGGGATACCTCCATCCCCATCGACCTGCTGCGAGACGTGGCGGATGCGCTCCTCAAGCGCCCCGGCGCCCGGGTATGTGACCCGGTGACGCGCCGGCCCATTCCAGGCATGTCCACGGAGTACTGCTCGACGGTGTACGTCGCGGGAGACCGTGACGCCCTGTCGTGGCGGGTGTCCGAGCCCGTGAGTGGGGGACAGAAGTCGTGCAGGCCGTTCTTCGCGGTGAAGGATGACGACTACCCTTCATCCCAGGTCTGGGTCGTGGGGTACATCCACAACCACCCCTGTGCCGCGCCTCCATCATCAGAGGACCTTGGGGCATGGCCTACCGACGTGTTCGACCCCTACGTCGCCATGACGGAAGTCCGATTGATTCCGGGCAACCCGCACCCGGCCATTCACAAGAGCACGGCCATCGAAACAGCCTCGGCCCTGGTCGCGGAGCGACTGGATGGGAGGCGCGTCTTCATGCGCTACTTTCCCACCGGTGAAGTCCAGCAGTGGAGTGATGTCCAGGCTCGCTGGGTCACCCTGGGCATCTGTGCCCCGGGTGGACTCGCGCCACGCG
Proteins encoded:
- the pdxA gene encoding 4-hydroxythreonine-4-phosphate dehydrogenase PdxA, with amino-acid sequence MSPPLVGISLGDVSGIGPEVTAAALALPTLRKALVPVVFGDGPTLERFPVFRRYARVAPEALGRVDGPTLVEVTRLAEKDRVPGKPSRAGGRAQYAYVTAAIEAMRAGHVDALCTAPVSKEQISRAGIPFMGHTEVLAEAFGVDVLMMMDGPRVRVALATNHVSISELPTLLTVEGLVAQLKLLSRSLEPVVGRRPRIAVLGLNPHAGEGGLLGREEVEVIGPAIRRARAAKVDASGPIPADGLFARPDGIAERYDVVLAMYHDQGLIPAKALDFERTVNVTLGLPVPRTSPDHGTAYAIAGKGEASCVPMVEALLKAAQLARAGARGARPGPRRPSRGR
- a CDS encoding (2Fe-2S) ferredoxin domain-containing protein codes for the protein MPQHGTPPPEPGQEPEPTELHVCHRCLVRLDASAGGVDLPRRLKEALRARGLAGSTRVISADCLGYCPKGRVSVLVLPDGGTGAHVQLIDPEKDGEDLAEHLARLPAPTAPP
- a CDS encoding AgmX/PglI C-terminal domain-containing protein, with the protein product MGELLSGAEGQFRGQGMGTPGTTSPAGGAHGPVPGVPLSVEDALDGDLDAYLDRELFVHQGAGVEASEASPATTASGSMRALLDLAEQESQWLKTLPPPSVDVLPEPEEPAVEIPEWMRMSPGVKVTTRFSEMLAPVDPASVQGHAEAAHGGVGTDAAGLPMTPWSVPVSAQQASATPAYPGNLLPGIAPPPPGVPLPSWGHPHAAPMAQYPQQWGMPLPTHVEPKRVGMKPGAFLGAAAVGALAAGMLVVAGLHFREHLTGTGTTQGVSSMAGTAQAGSTGAVVGTVQVGNSGTLPPGMAGAAQLGSTSAVAGTAQVGSTGALPSGLAGVAQAGSTGMNGEAQVGTGALLPSGGVGVAQLGGAGTGVPSGVNGEAQAGGIAGPAGIPGAAQAGQPLVTGAQGQPQPGAPGAGTSAAQQAAASVSGTVLSTAQGDVQGAANGLRAQQPTTGPMSGSAVGGTTLTSGQPATVALRMPSARKVAAKTVVASRPADTEEEAEDQDSSEHNFNESESSAADEESITAEAAEAEEAEEQQSELDEDFARELGFTEDAEQKAAKPAVPERTVYIPPAPDAKEHLTPEDVKAVVVTNQPAITACIRQHAKGTPVEGGGRFLVRWSVLPSGDTSSVSMDTDTLKATSLAHCIEDVVRRWKFPAHQVRMAEPIRFPFVF
- a CDS encoding aldo/keto reductase, encoding MPLNHYVTLGRSGLRVSPLCLGAMTFGEDLGWGSSVEASNAIMDRFVERGGNFIDTANAYTRGHSEKIIGDHLGRHSSKRERVVIATKFVGNLFTDDPNGGGAGRKAMISQCEESLRRLQTDHIDLYWMHIWDIHTPIEETLRAMDDLVRSGKVRYVGVSDLPAWKVAQAQVTAHFRGWTPLVALQVEYSLLERTVEGELLPMARELGLGVTPWSPLKSGVLSGKYTRENAGKVKADRGAWAESSLNEKTYGIIDVLQRVAKELNTTVARVSLAWVQSRPGVTSTIIGARTLEQLDNNLGALDVQLKPEHVKALDDASTPTLNFPAAFLQGAPTFMHGGLTVNGVAAPEWPMAPKSDKERW
- a CDS encoding nuclear transport factor 2 family protein; translation: MPRLLLLTAVLAACACSHPPLRSPTNMSPEPSRAHRELLELEHSVTQAIRERNGPRLRELLGKDFVFRGAGDVETDLETFISSVAAIPGTILDIEMLTMRGHVFGDTGVLTGTQRARVRLPDGTEVTDLQTFTDVCQWREGRWHMVLAHSLPAAPEAPSDGAATAATAR
- a CDS encoding carboxypeptidase-like regulatory domain-containing protein — protein: MPHIQGERRWRLPARGADWLVVPSLNLGEQESERNRVPEVFVTSALDGWLSSPAARTLYAMYQALGGGSPLGLSGLERGRYEQRLKQRLTDAFLHGELMALEEDRPVLAPPPWPEPVWLRPQEAPVKEPTWLAIELKDAEGQPVPHARYVVTLPDGSTREGTLNKNGHARVDGVTPGQCQVSFPELEGESWA
- a CDS encoding aminopeptidase P family protein; its protein translation is MLPDLSERAALLRRRELLAHVLGSTPAVLASSRPRPRNYAADQFPFRAASHFLYLFGVAVPDGLGFYDGQSWTLYLPEPGPDDALWDGAVPGFAEVSERTGCPVRSRAELPAVLASVRGVATLPTPDLETCADLAGLLGREVRPGRLLPADEPLAEGMIALRLRHDAAAVAQLRRAAEATTPAHLAGMRATRPGLLEAAVRAAMEAEFVARDVRPAYQPIVTVHGEVLHNLKYHHELRAGDLLLADVGGESPGGFACDVTRTWPVTGRFSTTQRELYEVVLRAQKASIALVRPGVRYREVHLAAHREMARGLVALGILRGDPEELVVDGLTALLFPHGIGHLLGLDVHDMEDLGDRAGYAPGRTRAKEFGHRYLRLDRDLEPGMAVTIEPGLYRVPAILEDARLTARAGDRLNREVLARYSDVRGIRIEDDVLVTAEGCEVLTAAIPKEASEVEAVMAERR
- a CDS encoding response regulator, whose translation is METSWTFGRCLLLVEDDPSNRMTLAALLEDAGFAVVTAGSYSEAANLLTRPRAYDAVLLDQSLGDGFGTGLIPLVRHHMPKTKVVFVTGHDGKIDMPVDAIFRKGGHFDDLLAFLFKLLPQRPLGA
- a CDS encoding sensor histidine kinase, producing the protein MSGRGDLQARERSAVADVVASTLRHDLRNKLASIRNASFYLMRQMKKTEVWTTDPRVETFFQLIEKELASAEELLSKRSPPAVTGPKPHCHPREAVEHALAEAHVPEGVRVVRDLTEKCEVALDREELAVLVGCLVDNAVEAMPRGGSLTVRTRDLEDDGVSLRVEDTGEGLAPEAYSRAFEPFYTTKPGHAGLGLSIVHRVALRHGWQLDLGAGSSGGTFVEVVFKGPDVGPGSRPVGREVIQGSK
- a CDS encoding response regulator, encoding MMEEVEVGPARILLVDDEESLRITLAANLELEGHTVLEASSGEDALRVLSEQSVDVVLTDIRMPGLHGVELLRRIKQDRPDMPVVLMTAFTAEELVDDALAEGAFTVLPKPFDVAHALDTVLRAVRAPQVLVVDDTEQVARAMVRALSTVGLRARAVYSGEEALASLRSGAFDVCVLDLVMPEMSGPELVKKVREADLSVAVIAVSGHVVPEMLRVVAAQGAVVCMTKPVPLRELVQAIARVRGRPQGPFGARN